The Angustibacter sp. Root456 genome contains the following window.
GACGCCGAGCACCTGCCGCAGTCGCTCGGTGACCGCGGTGCTGCGCGCCAGGCTGCGCTCCAGGGCCATCCGGTGCTCGGACTGCTGCTCGAGCATGCGGATGATCCGGTCGGCCGCGCCGGGCAGCACGTGCTCGTAGGCCTCCACCGTGTCGGCGGGGGGCAGCTCGCCGTCGGTGACCTCGATCGGTGCGGTCGCGGGTTCGGTGTCGTGGTCGTGGTCGTGGTCGCGGTCGTGGTCGGCGACCCGGCCGGCCAACGGGTGGCTCATGGCCAGCACGCTAGCCCTGCAGCGAGCGGAGCGCCCGCCGAGCCGGTGCTGGGGACAGACGCCCTACTGGCCCATGGCGTGCACGCCGCCGTCGACGTGCACCATCTCGCCGGTGGTCGCGGGGAACCAGTCCGAGAGCAGGGCGCAGCAGGCGCGCGCGGTCGGCTCGGCGTCCCGCACGTCCCAACCGAGCGGAGCCCGCTCGCCCCAGGTGTTCTCGAACGTGTCGAAGGCGGGGATGCTCTTGGCCGCGGTGGTGCGGATGGGACCGGCGGCCACCACGTTGACGCGCACGCCCTTCGGCCCGAGGTCGCGGGCCAGGTAACGCGAGGTCGACTCGAACGCCGCCTTGGCCACGCCCATCCAGTCGTAGACCGGCCAGGCGAACCGGCCGTCGAAGGTCAGGCCGACGACGCTGCCGCCGTTCGGCATGAGCGGTAGCGCCGCCACAGCCAACGCCTTGAGCGAGTAAGCCGACACGTGCAGGGCGGTGGACACGTCGTCCCACGAGGCGCCCAGGAAGTCGAACGCGCCCTGGGGGGCGAAGCCGATCGAGTGCAGCACGCCGTCCAGACCGTCGACGTGCTCGCCCACCCGCTCGGCCAGCGAGGCCAGGTGCTCGTCGTCCTGGACGTCGAGCTCGACCACCGGCGGCGTGGTCGGCAGCCGCTTGGCGATGGTCTGCGTGATCTTCATGGTGCGCCCGAACGACGTCAGGACGACCTCGGCGCCCTCCTGCTGCGCGATCCGCGCGACGTGGAACGCGATGGAGGAGTCCATCAGCACGCCGGTCACCAGCAACCGCCTGCCCTCGAGGATGCCCATCTCAGTGCCCCATTCCCAGTCCGCCGTCCACCGGGACGACCGCTCCGCTGATGTACGCCGCACCCTCGCTCGCGAGGAACCGTACCGCCTGCGCAACCTCTTCCGGCTGGGCGAAGCGGCTGGCGGGGATGGCCGCCAGATAGGCCTGCTGCTGCGCCTCGGGCAGCGCCGCCGTCATGTCGGTCTGCACGAAGCCCGGGGCGACGACGTTGGCGGTGATGCCTCGGCCGCCGAGCTCGCGGGTGATCGAGCGGGCCAGTCCCACCAGGCCCGCCTTGCTCGCCGCGTAGTTGGCCTGTCCCGGCGACCCGTAGAGGCCGACGACGCTGGAGATGAGCACGATGCGGCCGCGACGCAGCCGGATCATGCCCTTGCTCGCTCGGCGCGCGCACCGGAAGGCCCCGGCGAGGTTCGTGTCGACGACCGACTCGAACTCCTCGTCG
Protein-coding sequences here:
- a CDS encoding DUF2335 domain-containing protein, with translation MSHPLAGRVADHDRDHDHDHDTEPATAPIEVTDGELPPADTVEAYEHVLPGAADRIIRMLEQQSEHRMALERSLARSTAVTERLRQVLGVAIVLVVFIVATRLITGGHEGPGTLLAVADLVLLAAVFLGRPSAPVFVERPRLTRAARSGSADAHGSLR
- the fabI gene encoding enoyl-ACP reductase FabI, with translation MGILEGRRLLVTGVLMDSSIAFHVARIAQQEGAEVVLTSFGRTMKITQTIAKRLPTTPPVVELDVQDDEHLASLAERVGEHVDGLDGVLHSIGFAPQGAFDFLGASWDDVSTALHVSAYSLKALAVAALPLMPNGGSVVGLTFDGRFAWPVYDWMGVAKAAFESTSRYLARDLGPKGVRVNVVAAGPIRTTAAKSIPAFDTFENTWGERAPLGWDVRDAEPTARACCALLSDWFPATTGEMVHVDGGVHAMGQ
- the fabG gene encoding 3-oxoacyl-[acyl-carrier-protein] reductase; translated protein: MTTTTTSPTAGGEQAAGRSVLVTGGNRGIGLAIARAFAADGDRVAVTSRSGELPAELEGTGALAVRCDVTDTASVDAAFTEAEQAHGPVEVLVANAGITHDTLLMRMTDEEFESVVDTNLAGAFRCARRASKGMIRLRRGRIVLISSVVGLYGSPGQANYAASKAGLVGLARSITRELGGRGITANVVAPGFVQTDMTAALPEAQQQAYLAAIPASRFAQPEEVAQAVRFLASEGAAYISGAVVPVDGGLGMGH